A genomic stretch from Solanum stenotomum isolate F172 chromosome 8, ASM1918654v1, whole genome shotgun sequence includes:
- the LOC125874740 gene encoding serine/threonine-protein phosphatase PP1 isozyme 3 has product MDPAAVDRIIEKLLEVRLSKPGKLVQLSESEIKQLCVSSRDTFVKQPNLLELEAPIKICGDIHGQYSDLLRLFEYGGFPPKANYLFLGDYVDRGKQSLETICLLLAYKIKYPENFFLLRGNHECASINRIYGFYDECKRRFNVKLWKSFTDCFNCLPVAALINEKILCMHGGLSPDLSSLDQIRNLPRPTAIPDTGLLCDLLWSDPGKDVKGWGMNDRGVSYTFGPDKVSEFLSKHDLDLVCRAHQVVEDGYEFFAERQLVTIFSAPNYCGEFDNAGAMMSVDENLMCSFQILKPAEKKNKFMM; this is encoded by the exons ATGGACCCTGCAGCTGTCGATAGGATTATTGAGAAGCTATTAGAAGTCCGATTATCGAAGCCTGGCAAGTTGGTGCAGCTTTCCGAGTCTGAAATCAAGCAACTATGTGTTTCTTCTAGGGATACCTTCGTTAAACAACCAAATCTCCTTGAACTTGAAGCACCCATCAAAATTTGCG GTGACATTCATGGGCAGTACAGTGATCTATTGAGGCTTTTTGAATATGGTGGTTTTCCTCCGAAGGCTAACTACTTATTTTTGGGTGATTATGTAGATCGTGGGAAGCAGAGCTTGGAAACAATATGCCTCTTGCTTGCCTATAAGATTAAGTATCCTGAGAACTTTTTCTTGCTTAGAGGAAACCATGAATGTGCTTCTATAAATAGGATATACGGATTCTATGATGAGTGTAAGCGCCGGTTCAATGTGAAACTATGGAAGTCCTTTACAGACTGTTTTAATTGTCTTCCTGTAGCAGCACTTATCAATGAGAAGATATTATGCATGCATGGGGGTCTGTCCCCTGATCTTTCTAGTTTGGATCAGATTCGGAACTTACCACGTCCAACTGCCATCCCAGACACTGGTTTGCTTTGCGATTTACTTTGGTCGGATCCTGGTAAAGATGTAAAGGGGTGGGGCATGAATGATAGGGGAGTTTCATACACCTTTGGCCCTGATAAAGTTTCTGAGTTTTTGTCAAAGCATGACTTGGACCTTGTCTGTCGTGCCCATCAG GTCGTGGAGGATGGTTATGAATTCTTTGCTGAGAGGCAGCTTGTCACCATTTTTTCAGCTCCCAACTACTGCGGAGAGTTTGACAATGCCGGTGCTATGATGAGTGTTGATGAAAACTTGATGTGCTCTTTCCAAATTCTTAAGCCAGCagagaagaaaaataagttTATGATGTGA